GTCGCTCTCGGCCGGCCGCGAGCCGTCTGGCTCTTCTCCGACCGCGACCGCCTCGAGGCCGAGACCGAGTAACTGCCGGAGGACGGCCTCCTCAGTCAACTCGTTTTCTCGGGCCAACGCTTCGACTTCACGCGCCCGCGCGTCGTCCAACACAACTGAGAACCGAGTCGGCATACGTCGTGGTAGTCGTTAGCACAGTATAAATCCTCGTCAGACTTCCGTCGGACGACGGAGAGTCGGCACACGACCAGGCGAGTCAGTGACAGAGGCTGGGTGACGACCACGGTCCAGACGAGAGCTACCACTCGGCATCACGGGAGAGAGACGAGTCCAGTCGTCGAAATATCGCTCGTGTAGACGAGGTATTGGCCCAGAAACTGGAACGCGTTGAACGCCCCGTGAACGAGAATCGGGACCACGAGATTGTGGGTCCGCCGGTAACTTTCCCCCAACACGAGGGCTAAGACGAACAGAATCGGCAGTGTCGTCACCAGCGGCGCGAGCCCGCTGGTGAGATACGCCGGAACGTGGACCAACGCGAAAATGGCGCTGGCGATGAGCACAGCGTGCAGCCGGGTAAAACGGGGATACAGTGACTTCTGGACGATATTCCGGTAAAAGATCTCTTCGGCTGGCGCGATCACCAGAAACGAAAGTGGGACGAGCATCAAGAAAATCTCGGGACTGTTGTTCTCACTGACAGTCTGGATGACGCTGTGGTCGGCCGTCGAGATATCGAGCGATTGAATGACGAGATTAATGACCATCAGCCCGCCCAGGAGAACGAAGAATCCGAGCAGGCTGTACCCGAGATCGCGCGGGCTCGGGAGCGAAACGTCAAGGAACGACAGATCGAGGTCGTGACGCCACAGATAGATCCCGGCCAGCACGACAAATCCGATACCACTCCCGATCGTTATCGCGGCGTACTCGTGTGTAGGCGTCACTGGGTCGATCACGAGCAACAGCGGTGAGGCAAACAGGAGTGCCAGCAGCTGGCTGCCAAACAGCCCGATCAGGGCCCAGAATCCGGCTCGAAGGACAAGCGACAGACGCTGCCGATCGGTCTCGTCGATCGCGACCATGAACGCATTGAGGGCCGGCAGCGTCAAAGGGGCTGCGTTCCCTGCGGTAGCGGCCGGGACTCGAACGGGTGTCCGGAATCGGGGCGTTTATTCGATGACGCTCGGTACGAACACTCGTGACGGACGACGATGCCTACAGTGGCGTGGTGGGAGCAATTCCCTACGCCTTTCGCTCGACTGACTCACGGCTCTGTCGATGGTACATCGTCGTCGGCGGTCTCGTCGGGGGCCTCATTACGCTCGTCTTTACCCTCGCCGTCCTCTCGCTGGTCGGCGGAACCGTCAGGACAGCCGGGGGCATGCTCACGAGTTCGCGTGCCTTCTACGTCCTCGTCGGGCTGTGTCTCGTCGGTCCCTTGCTTGCCCCGATGCTCCTGGTCGCCCGCAGCCATCGACACGGCAACGACGACACCCACTACGATCGCGCACTGGCGGGGACGGGCTTTCTGTTCGTCTGCTCGATTTATTTTGGGCTGGTCGCGTCGATGCCGCCGACGTTCCAGTTGAACGGCGAGACAGTTTCGCGCCCGCCCGCCGAAGGGCTCTTCGGCCCGATCGTCGAGTTCTTCTACGCCATTCCCGAGCCAGCCTGGCCGGTCGTTCCGGCCACCGCGGCGGCGATCATGATTGTCGTCCACCGGTTGTATCGGTGAAGGTCCACGATCCAGACCGGCGACTGCCGCCAGAACCGACGACGAAAAGGGCGTTGGACCCCTTGTTGGAGATATGAGCGAGAAGACGGGGACATTCGTAGTCACGAACGTCGACGAGGCCTCGGCAGTGGTAACCGACGTCGAAGACGCCCAGGTGCACACCCTCGCCGAGCACCCGGACTTGGAGCGAGACGAGATTCTCGAGGCGACGATTCGTCCCGAACCGCCGATGGACGTGACCTGGGAGCTGGTAGCGATTCACGATCGCCGGACCATTCCCGTCGAACACAATCCAGAAACGCCCACCAAACAGGCCCGGGAGCTCGCCACAGAGCAGTCCGTCGGTGACGTGACGCGGCGCGAACGGGCGGGCACGGGAGAGTTGCACGTGTTGACAGTCCCGCCCGAGCAAACGGCACAAGCGGTTACCGACGTCCGCGAAGACGACGCGACCCGCCGACAAGCCGCCAGACTGGGCGTCGATCGCGTCGAGATCCGTGCCGACGACGGTGTCCTCAGCGTACGATATCTTCCTGACTAACACCCAACAAGCGCCAGCCGCGCCCACGGTGAGATTGTGTTGCCGGCGTCTTCAGTCACTGCCAGTGCCGACAACGCTCTCCCAGTCGTGATCGAAGTGGGCACCTTCACGCTCGCGGGCGCTGGCTTCGACGGCGATGAACTCGGCGTTCTCACGGGCTTGCGGGATCGTGTGGCCGCCACAGTAGCTGAGTCCCGACCGGATGCCGGCCGCAAAGCGGTCGGCAACGTCCTCTAGAGGGCCGCTGTAGGGCGTCAGGCCTTCGACACCCTCGTCGGCGTCGGGGCCGTCGGTCTCCTTGTCGGTGCGGTCCTCGGCGGCGGCGGTCGTCGCCATCCCGCGTGAGCGTTTGTACTGCTCGCCGTCGACGTCGATTACCTCGCCGGGCGACTGGTCGGTCCCGGCGAACAGACTTCCCATCATCACGGTATCGGCACCGGCCATCAGTGCCTTGACGGCGTCACCCGAAGATCGAATGCCACCATCGGCGATGACGGGCATATCGAGGGCGGCAGCGGCGTCGGCACAGCGGTCGACGGCCGTGAGTTGCGGGACGCCGGCACCGGCGACTTTTCTGGTCGTACAGTGACTACCCGGCCCGACGCCGACTTTGACGGTGTCGGCACCGATGGCGTGGAGGTCCTCGACTGCTTGGGGAGTGGCCACGTTGCCGACGATCAGATTGTCGGGATCGTACTCGGCGACGAGCGTCTCGACGGCGTCGAGACACCGTTCCAGGTGGGCGTGGGCCACGTCGAGGACAATGGCATCAGCGCCGGCTTCGAGTGCCCGTTCGGTGCGTTCGAGATACCCCTCGGCGATCCCGACGGCCGCGCCGACGCGTTCACCGGCCTCGACGACCGCGCGAATCTCGGCTGCCTGTTCGTCGATCGCCAGGAAGCGATGGATCGTCCCGAACCCGCCCGCTCGGGAGATCGCAATCGCCGTCTCGCGTTCGGTGACGGAGTCCATCGGTGCCGAAAGCAGTGGTCGCTCGAGTTCGATACGCGGAGTCAACGGCGTCGAGAGGTCCACGTCGTCCCGGCTATCGACAGGGGAACGCTGTGGAACGAGCAAGACGTCCCCGTAGGAACGTCCAGTCGTGAGATCGTTCATTCCGAGCTATCGTTGGGACGATGCCACATAACGTCGTCGTTACGGGAGTGGTGGCGTCGCCGGGACGCTTTAGGAAGGCTTATTCAGGGCCGTACCACACCCACGGCCATGGTCGAGTTCGAGGTCCCGGAAATCGATTACACCCGGTACTCAAACCGGCAGCTTATGGCCGTGCCGCTGGCCGTATTGGCCGTCGCATTGGCCGTGCTGGCCGGCGCGTGGGTACTTACGGGGTCGCCGGTCGCACTCGGTATCGACTTTACCGGTGGATCCCAGATGACAGTACAGTCGACGATGTCGACAGCGGAACTGCAAAGTACGTTTTCGCCCGAACCGGTCTCCGTCCAGACAGTCCAATCGCAGGCCGACAGATATGTGCTGACGTTCGATCAATCGAATATCAATGAGCTGCGCGAGCAGGCTCAAACAGCCGGCATCTCCGTTCGAGGCAGCGGGTCGACACCTGCCTCGTTCGGCGCAGATAGCATGCGTATCGGGCTGGTAGGGATCGGAGTTGCGTTCTTGGGAATGAGCATCCTGGCGTTCGCCCTCTTTCGAACGTTCGTGCCGAGCATCGCGATCGTCATTTCGGCGTTCTCGGACCTGATGATCCCGCTTGCCGTGCTCAGTCTCCTGGGCGTGAAGCTCTCTCTCGGGACGATCGCGGGGCTCCTCATGCTGATCGGGTATAGCGTCGACTCGGATATCCTGTTGAACAACCACATCCTCAGGAGACGGGGTGAATTCTACGAGAGCACCTACCAGGCGATGCAAACGGGTGTGACGATGACGTTGACGTCGCTGGTGGCCATGCTCGTCATGGCAATCATGGCGACGTACTTCAACATTCAGATCATGGCACAGATCGGGTTCGTGCTCGTCATCGGTCTGGCCGCTGACTTGATGAATACGTACATGCTCAATCTGAGTCTCCTTCGCTGGTACAAGTTCCGCGGGGTGAACAAATGAATATCCGCGACAACTGGCGGATCGTCCTCCTGGCCGTCTTCGTTATCGGAAGTGGCGTTGCCCTGTTCGGGCCGGTTGCCGGTGGCGCGAGCGACGGCGGGGGACTGACTAACCTCCAGTACGGGATCCAACTCGACGGCGGGACGAGCCTGCAGGCGCCAGCAGTCGGAACGACAGCAGAAGGGGTAAACGTGAGTGTGGAAGACGAAACCACGCTTGCACAGAACGTTTCGGCTGCGGTGTCGGCCGATGCGATCGACGTCCGTGTCTCAGCGAGGTCACAAACGGTCGAAGTGTTCACGCGGAACGTCACCCAGGATCAGCTTCGAGACGCCCTCCTCGCCGAGGGCTATCAGCCCGAGACCGTCCGGGATGGCGTCACAGAGCAGACCCGCAAAGATATGGTGCGGGTCATCCAGGACAAGGTGCGAGAGTCCGCACTCAGTGGCGGGAGCGTCTCGACGATCAACGGCATCGAGGGGACGTTCATCTCGATTACGGCACCGGACCGAGACCAAGAAGAACTGGAAAGCCTCCTCGATGAACGTGGTGTCGTGCGCATCTATGCTGTGCATCCGGACAGTAACGGAACGTTCGTCCAGGATCAAGTACTCGAACAAGACGACTTCAAGAGCATTGGATTTGCACGGAAAGACCAGAGCGAAGCAGTCGTGCCCGTGACGATCCGGAATTCGGTCGCCGAGCGGTTCCAACAGGAGATGGTCGAGCACGGATTCGGACAGGCCCGCCGGTGTGGCGTCAATCGGGATACAGTGTCGAACATCTCGGAGGTAGACGACTACTGTCTGGTGACGACGTTGAACGATGAGGTCGTGTTCTCTGGCGGCGTCGAGCGAAATCTCGCCACCTCCTTTGCCAACGGTGAGTTCGCCAACGATCCGAACTTCCGGATGACCACCGGCCAAAATATGACCCAGGCGGAGGACCTCGAGATTAGCCTCCGGGCCGGGCGGCTACCCGCACCGCTCGACTTCGAGAACGCCAGGAGTCAGAGCCTCGAACCATCGATGGGCGAGGAGTTCCGTACCGACTCGCTGATTATCGGAATCATGGCTGTGCTGTCTGTGAGTGGCATGATCTACTTCCGGTACCGTGACCTGCGGGTCGCTTTGCCGATGATCGTCACGGCACTCTCGGAGGTGTTCGTCCTGCTCGGGTTCGTCGCGCTCGTCCAGTATCCGCTGAACCTCTCACACATCGCCGGCTTCATCGCCGTCGTCGGGACGGGGGCCGACGACCTGATCATCATCGCCGACGAGATCCTCCAGCGAGAGGAGATCACGACCGATCGGGCCTTCCAGAACAGATTCCGGAAGGCATTCTGGGTGATCGGGGCCGCGGCAGCGACGACGATCATCGCCATGAGTCCGCTGACGGTCCTCTCGCTCGGTGATCTGAGTGGGTTCGCCATCATCACGATCGTCGGCGTGCTGATCGGTGTGTTCATCACGCGGCCGGCTTACGGTGACATCCTCCGGAGCCTCATCTTAGACGAATAGCTCACCACGCTTGGGGGCAGTCGCGTCCGTATGCTTTTCCCCGCGGCTTGTGAACGACTGGCCAATGGTCGAAGACAGCGACCACTTCTACTGTGAGACCTGTGATCGTGAGGTCGCCCAGTCCGACGTGATTCGAACCAAGACGATGGGTGGCCTGGACCCCGACAACTGGCAGACGTTTTGCTGTCCCGAGTGTGGCAACCGCTTACAGACAGTGTTTGTCGGCGGCGAATGAGTCAGCGCCCCCTCAAAAGTCGTCGAGGGCAGCCTGATCGTCACCCGCCGCGTCACCCGGCTGGTCGGATCCACGCTGGAAGTCGTCGAGAGCAGCCTGATCAGCCTGAACCAGGACATCCTGACAGGTCTGCCAGCACTCGCGGGCACAGTCGGGTAAGTGGCCGTTCGTGTCGACGTACGATTCCAGAAACGCCCGTGTCGTTTCGTCGCCCGGATAGCCACTCCCGACAGCGCCGTATTCGTCTGCCAGGTCCGCGACGTGGGCGTCGCGTTCGACTTTGGCGACGATACTAGCTGCGCCGACGATCGGATAGCGCTCGTCAGCCCCGTGTTCGGCCCGGAGATCGGGTTCGGTATCGAGCCGATCGGCCACGCGGCGCTCGAACCGGACGGCGTTCGTGTCACCAGCGTCGAGGTGGGTTTCGAGGTCGTCGCTGGCGACTGGCGAGAGTGCCTCGGCGTGAGCAGCGACGGTGAGTGTGTTCATATCCGTTGCGGGGTCGTCGATCCGCTCGACGGTGATCTCGCTGACGGCGACCGCCTCGGCCCGCTCACGGATCGTCGCCGCGAGCGTCTCGCGTCGCTCCGCCGAGAGTGCCTTCGAATCGTCGACGTCCTCGGGAAGGGCGGCCGGATCGGCGACGACGCAGGCCGCGAACATCGACCCGAGGACCGGGCCTTTCCCGGCTTCGTCGACACCTGCCCGGAGACCCGCCTCGGCGTCTTCGGGTGTGTCGGTCCCGGTCATTCCGTTTCGGCGTCTCGCAGGAACCGGTCTTCGATGAACGGTTCGTCCTCGCCTTCGACGGTGAGGACGTCAAGCGCCGTGACTTCGGCGTCGACGCCAAGGAGACCGGCGAGACTCGGCTCGGTTCGCCCTTCGTCACCGGAGACGAGTTCCTTGACGTAGAGGCCGCCTTCGCCGTGGATCTCGATCGTGGCGTGGGTATCGTCGTCGAGTTCCCCGTCGATATCGTAGACGTCACGCGTCCGCACGATGTCGCCGCGACGATGAGCGACGCGGTTGGGCGTGCGTTGCTCGATCGTCGCCCCGTCGAGGTCGGCGAGGGCATTCTGGAGGGCCACCGGATCGACCGACGCGGCGAACTCGACGTCCATCCGGTAGGTCTTGCTCGCGTCCAGTTCTTTGACGCGTTCGACCATCCCGTGGGTGACCGCTTCCAGCCCCTCGACCTCGACTTTGCCGTCGGCGAAGTCGTTGATCTCGGTCTGGAGTGACTCGACGTCGACCGCCCGGGTTCGTGGCTCTTTGACTTCGATCACGAACGGGCGACCCGCCCCGAGCATGAGGGCGTCGACGTCCTCGCGGCCGGCGCCGTGGAAGACCGCCTCACGCCCGTCCATCGCGTCGGCAACGACCGGCGCGGTCAGCTCCTCGACGCTCTCGTCGTAGCGATAGCCCGTTCCGTCACAGCCATCGCAGGGCTCACCGTCGACTGTGCCCGTGGCGTTGCAGTCGTTGCAGGGCCACTCAGTCTGGGGAATATCGCGTTCGAGCTTTCGGTAGCGACCGTAGACGAACGCGGAGTTGACTTGCACGTCGACGCTGTCGGCATCGAGATCGACGAGCAGTTGGACGTCGGGACGCTCGAAGCCCACCTCGGCGTCGACGCGAGCGCCGACGCGCTTGCCGACCTCGCGGTTGACTTCCCGCTTGAGCGGTTCGCCAGCGTCGTCCTCGAGGCCGGCGTCATCGCGAAGCAGCGAGGCGTTCTCCTCGAGGAGTGGCGGAACGCGGGTCCCGACCTGGTAGGTGTCGAACTCGTACGGTTCGAGGGCGTCGACGATTCGGTCGGCCCACTCGTCGAAGCCCGCACAGACTCCTTCACAGACCCAGCAGTCTTCGGGCGGCTCGAAGGGGTCGTCCGCGGCGAGGGCGAGTGCCGTCCGCAGGCCCCGGCCTCGCTCGGCGTTGGTGAGACCGAAGCTCCGGTCGGCGACCGGCCGCCCCAGACAGGCATCACACAGCGGCCCCGTCGCCAGCGCGTCGCGAGCGTAGGAAAGTACGTCCATACGCCACCTGTAGCGAGGGGGCCGTAATTTCCTTTCGAGTCCGGTGGCCAAACGTGGCGCCTGTGTCGAGAAGAGCGACCGGCCGGTCACTCCACAACGGAGCGAATCGCTTTTGACCCGGAACGGACTGGCGACCGTAGACACAGATCCGTGAGTGACAGCGACGACGTCCCCGAAGGGGAACGCCAAGCCTTTTTCAGATCGGCCACGGCGCAGTCGTGACCTCGAGCGGTGTCTCCGTCCAGCGCGCTCTGGCAACGGCGACGGAGTTCGACCGCGCTTGAGGTGGCGCGGCCCCGTCAGACGCGGACCCACGGACAAGCGTTTGGCGGGTCCGGTCGCGCATGGTGACGATCGCGTCCACGAAAGATGCTGTCGGTGAGAACATATATGCCAGTCACCCGCCAACGTTCGGCCACGTAGGCGGTCATGAGCGACGACGAACGGAAGCTGCTGGATACGGCCGGAGACTACCGGTACGCGGTCCGAGACGGAACGGAAGTCTCTGCGTCCGACTGGCAGTCCTGTCGGTTAGTGGTGACCAACAAGCGACTGGTACTGGCCGCCAATGGGTCGAATCAGACGCTCCCGCACGGGCGCGTGACGATTCCCGACGACCCCGAGGAGTTCGTCAGCGACGTGGGCGAGACCATCCCGCTGCGGATGGGGTCGAACGTGATTGTGGCTTCTGCGGCGGACGATCCGGCGTTCATCCAGACGTACTGTCGGGCGAACGTCGGTGGCGAAGTGGTACTCGTCAGGCACCCGGCAGTCGTGGGTGGCGTCGTTCAGGAGGAGAGCGACTGGTCGAAAGCCCGATTCGTGATCGACGACGAGCGCTTCAGCCTACAGTTTCCCGATGGCGAAACGGTCGCGTGTGGGCTCGACGATATCGGGACAGTCGAGACAGAATCCCGGACGGTCATGGGCGAACAACGCGACGTCGTAGAAGTCGAACACACCGATAGCGATGACCGGAGCGTCGAAACTCACCTCTCGGGGACCGCTCGACACACCTCCGTCCTCCGGACGTTGTTCGATCACCTCGTCGAAGATCGCGACGGCGAGTACGAACTCACCGACACCGAAAGTCAAGTCCTGATGGCGCTGTACTCGGGCGTTTCGCCGTTCGAGATGGCTGACTTCGTGGGGATCAGCGTCGATGAAGTCGAGGAGATCTACCAGAAACTCCTGGAGGTTGGGGCCGTCGACGAGGTCCGGACGCGGACGGAAGTGTCGTTGAACGCCCAGGGCCGGAACATGGCGAGTGAAGCCATGAACGAGCAGTGATGGACCGTTCTACGCAGCACGCGATTCTTGGCTTCATAGCCGAACCGTCTCGGCACTAGATCCGAGTCATTTCGGAGAATGCCAATAAGAATGGAATGCCACAGCTGAATATTGGTAAGTCAAGTATTCACCCATCAGTAACCGTGAGATCACCTGCTGTTATCAGAACTGATTCCAGAGCGGAACGGTTAGGCTTCACAGTCGCCTAATAGTCTATATGTATCGTCACCGGGGGTTTGGATACCTGATTGTAATCGTCTCAGTGATCGCGGTTACGCTGTTGCTCCTCGTGAACCCCATTGGATCCGCGGCAGGTCAGCAACCGGTGACGACAGTCGAAGATGCGGACAATGCAACCGGGAGTAACGTCGCTTCCGAGCGTGTTTCGGTAATCGTCGAGTTCAAAAATACATCGGCACGAGAACAGGCGACGATTCCGGGAGAAGTCTCCGTAACGGGTGGGCAAAACATCACGTTCATGCCAGTGTTGTTTATGCAAGGACCGAGATCCGCTTTTGAAGCCCTCGAAGACCGGGCTAGCGTCATCGCAGTCAAAAGGGATTCCAGGGTCGCTGTTGAGCCCCCTCAGGCCACGGATCCGAGTGTGTCGACAAGTGAACAGGTATCGGCGGCAAACCAGGTTGTTCCATGGGGGGCCGACCGGATTTCCGCGCAGGACGGAAGAGAGGCCGTTTCTGAGACAGCCATCGGAGACGTCGACGTCGCAGTACTCGATACTGGAATCGATTATACGCACAGTGACCTAGAAACAGTTCGGTGGGGTGCAAACTTCTCGAACGGTGTCACGAGGTTCGGTCGCTCGACAGCACTGGACAATCAGGGACATGGAACCGCCGTGGCTGGCGTCGTCGCTGCAGCCGACGACGAGGACGACGTCGTCGGTGTTGCACCCGGAGTGGATCTGTACGCGATTAAAGTGATGAACCGATCCGGCGAAGGACGCCTCAGTTGGGTTATCAACGGCATCGATGCGGCCCTGAAAGGTGCAGACGGCGAACTCGGCACCAACGACGACGCGGAGGTACTGTCGTTGAGTCTCGGTTCGGCCACGGGTGCGAGTTCTTTACAGGACGCAATCAATGCAGCGAGCGACCACGCCGTTGTCGTCGCCGCGGCAGGGAATGGCGGAGACGGAGACGTGTCGACTGATGAGGTCACATACCCGGCCAGATACGACGGTGCGATAGCTGTCGCGGCCACCGATCGATCGGACGAGACGCCGGCGTTCAGTGCCGAGGGGGCGGCTGTCGAACTGGCAGCGCCTGGCGTCGACGTCACGACAACGTGGCTGGGTGGCGGGACGATCACCGCCTCAGGAACCTCTCTCGCGACGCCACACGTCGCAGGGACAGCGGCGATCGTGATTGCACAGGACCTCGAAGACGGTGATCGGGATCGATCGCCCAACGACGTTCGGACGGGGTTACAGGAGACAGCGATAGATATCGAGGGGGACGGGATCGACAAACGGAGTGGATACGGCCTGGTGAACGTGACTGCGGCCCTGGGGATCAAGCCCGCCGAACCGGCCACGTTCTCGATTGAGTCTCTCTCGCCAGGACCCGTCTCTATCGTCCACGGCGAGTCGGTCACCGTTTCGGCTACGATCACGAATACAGGTGGACAAGCCGGCACGGAGACGGTTGCGCTCCGACTCAACGGTTCGGTGATCGCTGAGCGATCGGTGACCCTAGATACCAACGAGTCCGAGACGATCACCATTGGAAATGTCTTTGCGGATTTGAGTCCAAATGACTACGAGTACAGTCTCTCTACCGGGAGTGAAAGCGTAACTGCATTGCTGACCGTCCAGAATCCCGCCCAGTTTGTCGTCAGGGAACTCTCGCCGGGCAACGTTTCGATTTCGTCAGGGGACACGGTGACGATCAATGGAAGTGTCAAAAACACTGGCGACGTGGCAGGAGCGCAAGTAGTCTCGGTCTGGTTCGACGACGAGGTGTTGACAGAGCGTAACCTATCATTGTCTGCTGGTGAAACCCAGGCGATACCGATCACTGACACCGAAGTGAGTGATTTCGATCCAGGATCGTACTCCTACGGGGTGAAGACTGAAAACGACAGTCGTTGGGCGACGCTTCGAATACGCCCGCACGACATCGCTGTCGTGACTCCGATCCGAGTCGTCCCGGGACGCAATGCAACAGTGAGCTACACGATATCAAACGACGATGCCGAAGTCGCCCAGAACGTCTCGCTCGCGGTCGAAGCGCAGTCTGCCGGCGTAACCGTGCGTCCGACGAATCAGTCCCTGCCGGATGGACTGCCAGCCGGCGCTGTCTGGACAACGAACGTCACGCTGGCAGTGGATCGTGACGTCCATCGAGGGGAGGTACGCGTTACTGGTGTCGCAACGCTCGATGGCGAGAGCGTGCGTGTGAACAAAACAGTCCCAGTGTCACGGACCGACGTGACGCTACATGCTCCGGATCGACTCACGACGACGCCCGGATCATCGGTAAACATTAGCTATACACTGGCAAACACGGGCCTTACCCAGCCGTCTGCGGGTGCGATCTCTCTCCCGTCGGTGACCGATCCGCTTTCGGTAAACGGATCCGACGCCGCGTTCCTTGGCCTCGGATCGCCGGTGCCAGCGCCCGGAGAATCGGTCGAGCACACCTTCCGACTTGACGTTCCAGCGTCGACACCATCCGGGACGTATGCGATCACCGGACAGGGGAATCTTGGTTCCGATGTTGCCGAGCAGACGAACACGACCATCGTCGTTCGCGACGGGATCGACCGGTTCGATCAGTACGAACCATCCGGTGAGATCGGTCTCCAGGACGTCCTGGCCACGATCAACGCGTACAACAACGGTGACCAGATCGGTGACGACGAAGTGAGTATCAGGGATGTCCTGGACGTGATTAGTGCGTATAATGACAGGAGTGACTAGTTGGTCGTATAAGCCGAAATCAAGTCGAGGACCTCTCGAATACTAACCTGTTCCCCGCCAATCGGTTCACCTTCATTGTATGCACT
The sequence above is drawn from the Halorhabdus sp. CBA1104 genome and encodes:
- a CDS encoding CPBP family intramembrane glutamic endopeptidase, which produces MVAIDETDRQRLSLVLRAGFWALIGLFGSQLLALLFASPLLLVIDPVTPTHEYAAITIGSGIGFVVLAGIYLWRHDLDLSFLDVSLPSPRDLGYSLLGFFVLLGGLMVINLVIQSLDISTADHSVIQTVSENNSPEIFLMLVPLSFLVIAPAEEIFYRNIVQKSLYPRFTRLHAVLIASAIFALVHVPAYLTSGLAPLVTTLPILFVLALVLGESYRRTHNLVVPILVHGAFNAFQFLGQYLVYTSDISTTGLVSLP
- a CDS encoding DUF5812 family protein, translating into MSEKTGTFVVTNVDEASAVVTDVEDAQVHTLAEHPDLERDEILEATIRPEPPMDVTWELVAIHDRRTIPVEHNPETPTKQARELATEQSVGDVTRRERAGTGELHVLTVPPEQTAQAVTDVREDDATRRQAARLGVDRVEIRADDGVLSVRYLPD
- a CDS encoding guanosine monophosphate reductase is translated as MNDLTTGRSYGDVLLVPQRSPVDSRDDVDLSTPLTPRIELERPLLSAPMDSVTERETAIAISRAGGFGTIHRFLAIDEQAAEIRAVVEAGERVGAAVGIAEGYLERTERALEAGADAIVLDVAHAHLERCLDAVETLVAEYDPDNLIVGNVATPQAVEDLHAIGADTVKVGVGPGSHCTTRKVAGAGVPQLTAVDRCADAAAALDMPVIADGGIRSSGDAVKALMAGADTVMMGSLFAGTDQSPGEVIDVDGEQYKRSRGMATTAAAEDRTDKETDGPDADEGVEGLTPYSGPLEDVADRFAAGIRSGLSYCGGHTIPQARENAEFIAVEASAREREGAHFDHDWESVVGTGSD
- the secF gene encoding protein translocase subunit SecF, whose protein sequence is MVEFEVPEIDYTRYSNRQLMAVPLAVLAVALAVLAGAWVLTGSPVALGIDFTGGSQMTVQSTMSTAELQSTFSPEPVSVQTVQSQADRYVLTFDQSNINELREQAQTAGISVRGSGSTPASFGADSMRIGLVGIGVAFLGMSILAFALFRTFVPSIAIVISAFSDLMIPLAVLSLLGVKLSLGTIAGLLMLIGYSVDSDILLNNHILRRRGEFYESTYQAMQTGVTMTLTSLVAMLVMAIMATYFNIQIMAQIGFVLVIGLAADLMNTYMLNLSLLRWYKFRGVNK
- a CDS encoding preprotein translocase subunit SecD, which codes for MNIRDNWRIVLLAVFVIGSGVALFGPVAGGASDGGGLTNLQYGIQLDGGTSLQAPAVGTTAEGVNVSVEDETTLAQNVSAAVSADAIDVRVSARSQTVEVFTRNVTQDQLRDALLAEGYQPETVRDGVTEQTRKDMVRVIQDKVRESALSGGSVSTINGIEGTFISITAPDRDQEELESLLDERGVVRIYAVHPDSNGTFVQDQVLEQDDFKSIGFARKDQSEAVVPVTIRNSVAERFQQEMVEHGFGQARRCGVNRDTVSNISEVDDYCLVTTLNDEVVFSGGVERNLATSFANGEFANDPNFRMTTGQNMTQAEDLEISLRAGRLPAPLDFENARSQSLEPSMGEEFRTDSLIIGIMAVLSVSGMIYFRYRDLRVALPMIVTALSEVFVLLGFVALVQYPLNLSHIAGFIAVVGTGADDLIIIADEILQREEITTDRAFQNRFRKAFWVIGAAAATTIIAMSPLTVLSLGDLSGFAIITIVGVLIGVFITRPAYGDILRSLILDE
- the rnhB gene encoding ribonuclease HII gives rise to the protein MTGTDTPEDAEAGLRAGVDEAGKGPVLGSMFAACVVADPAALPEDVDDSKALSAERRETLAATIRERAEAVAVSEITVERIDDPATDMNTLTVAAHAEALSPVASDDLETHLDAGDTNAVRFERRVADRLDTEPDLRAEHGADERYPIVGAASIVAKVERDAHVADLADEYGAVGSGYPGDETTRAFLESYVDTNGHLPDCARECWQTCQDVLVQADQAALDDFQRGSDQPGDAAGDDQAALDDF
- a CDS encoding tRNA pseudouridine(54/55) synthase Pus10, giving the protein MDVLSYARDALATGPLCDACLGRPVADRSFGLTNAERGRGLRTALALAADDPFEPPEDCWVCEGVCAGFDEWADRIVDALEPYEFDTYQVGTRVPPLLEENASLLRDDAGLEDDAGEPLKREVNREVGKRVGARVDAEVGFERPDVQLLVDLDADSVDVQVNSAFVYGRYRKLERDIPQTEWPCNDCNATGTVDGEPCDGCDGTGYRYDESVEELTAPVVADAMDGREAVFHGAGREDVDALMLGAGRPFVIEVKEPRTRAVDVESLQTEINDFADGKVEVEGLEAVTHGMVERVKELDASKTYRMDVEFAASVDPVALQNALADLDGATIEQRTPNRVAHRRGDIVRTRDVYDIDGELDDDTHATIEIHGEGGLYVKELVSGDEGRTEPSLAGLLGVDAEVTALDVLTVEGEDEPFIEDRFLRDAETE
- a CDS encoding CheF family chemotaxis protein, which gives rise to MSDDERKLLDTAGDYRYAVRDGTEVSASDWQSCRLVVTNKRLVLAANGSNQTLPHGRVTIPDDPEEFVSDVGETIPLRMGSNVIVASAADDPAFIQTYCRANVGGEVVLVRHPAVVGGVVQEESDWSKARFVIDDERFSLQFPDGETVACGLDDIGTVETESRTVMGEQRDVVEVEHTDSDDRSVETHLSGTARHTSVLRTLFDHLVEDRDGEYELTDTESQVLMALYSGVSPFEMADFVGISVDEVEEIYQKLLEVGAVDEVRTRTEVSLNAQGRNMASEAMNEQ